In Solanum pennellii chromosome 3, SPENNV200, a single window of DNA contains:
- the LOC107012894 gene encoding uncharacterized protein LOC107012894, with amino-acid sequence MSNSLLHSHYSSGGIPSEIAENLKDFFPEDGDLSYEEVLLQQETVYLSFQANGKNKSMSSEYGQTSSGHPLSAQKGASSQSPDSQLALDEAIARSLQLGDDFEDFCRDELNSTVAGNCIRTSFIQ; translated from the exons ATGAGTAACAGCTTGTTACATAGTCATTATTCGAGTGGTGGAATCCCATCAGAGATTGCTGAGAATCTAAAAGATTTTTTTCCTGAGGATGGCGATTTGAGttatgaagaagttcttttgcaACAG GAAACTGTTTACTTATCATTTCAAGCAAATGGAAAAAACAAGAGTATGAGCTCTGAATACGGTCAAACCAGTAGCGGGCATCCGTTATCAGCACAAAAGGGTGCTTCTTCTCAAAGCCCTGACTCACAGTTGGCTCTGGATGAAGCTATAGCTAGATCTTTGCAGTTGGGGGATGATTTTGAGGATTTCTGTAGAGATGAGCTTAATTCTACTGTGGCTGGTAATTGCATAAGAACTTCATTTATTCAGTGA
- the LOC107012465 gene encoding probable (S)-N-methylcoclaurine 3'-hydroxylase isozyme 2, which yields MKYLLNILTCVDLMEYYMLPPFFLIFIPLLFLIIKQLIPKSVNLPPGPRSWPLLGNILQIGKNPHISLAKFAQIHGPLISVKLGTQLVVVASSPASAAEILKTQDRLLSARSPPSVAPYELSVINQHSIVFSSDLSNHWKFLRAFCRTHLFSPKAVESQTALREKKVSEMIHFLRSKKGETVMISEILFGTILNTLGNLFFSKDLCDLDYETKTSETKRVFRKFIELGAMPNISEFYPLLEALDLQGLSKQTKMYQNQLINIWSDIVKEKRQAINRHTSDFLDVMIDSGFSDLQINILLTELMGAGSDTTTSTIEWAMTELLRNKGAMHKLQAELTINFRENDIITESNITELPYLAACVKETLRIHSPTPFLIPRRAPETCKIMDYTIPKNSKLFVNAWAIGRDSNTWEDALSFRPERFLNTNVDFRGQDFDFIPFSAGRRICPGLGFARQEIQLILASLIHHFEWSLPNGEDPMQLDMEDKFGVTIQKEKPLLIVPM from the exons ATGAAATATCTTCTCAATATACTTACTTGTGTTGATTTAATGGAGTATTATATGCTGCCACCATTCTTTCTTATCTTCATTCCATTATTGTTTCTCATCATTAAACAACTCATACCAAAATCTGTAAATCTTCCACCAGGTCCTCGATCATGGCCTCTCTTAGGAAATATTCTCCAAATTGGGAAAAACCCTCATATTTCACTGGCAAAATTTGCCCAAATTCATGGCCCATTGATTTCTGTCAAGCTGGGAACTCAACTGGTTGTGGTAGCTTCGTCCCCTGCTTCTGCAGCTGAAATCCTCAAGACTCAAGATCGTCTTCTATCAGCCCGGTCTCCGCCCAGTGTTGCTCCATATGAACTCTCTGTTATTAATCAACACTCGATTGTCTTTTCGAGTGATTTGAGCAATCACTGGAAGTTCTTGCGGGCATTTTGTCGAACACATCTCTTCTCACCCAAAGCGGTAGAGTCACAGACTGCTCTCAGGGAGAAAAAAGTATCGGAAATGATACATTTTCTTAGGTCCAAGAAAGGAGAAACTGTGATGATATCTGAAATTCTGTTTGGTACCATTTTAAACACGTTAGGGAacctttttttctcaaaagatTTATGTGATTTGGATTATGAAACAAAAACCAGTGAAACCAAACGTGTTTTTAGGAAATTTATAGAATTGGGAGCTATGCCAAATATATCAGAATTCTATCCTTTATTAGAGGCTCTGGATTTGCAGGGATTGAGTAAGCAGACGAAAATGTATCAGAATCAATTGATCAACATCtggagtgatattgtaaaggaAAAAAGACAGGCAATTAACCGTCATACCTCGGATTTTTTGGATGTCATGATTGATAGTGGATTCTCAGATTTACAGATCAATATCTTACTGACA GAATTAATGGGTGCAGGATCTGACACCACAACCTCAACAATTGAATGGGCAATGACTGAGTTGCTGAGGAACAAGGGCGCTATGCACAAACTTCAGGCTGAGCTTACGATTAATTTCAGGGAAAATGATATAATCACAGAATCAAACATCACTGAACTTCCATATTTGGCTGCTTGTGTCAAGGAGACATTGAGAATCCATTCGCCTACTCCCTTCTTGATTCCTCGTCGTGCACCTGAGACGTGTAAGATCATGGATTACACCATCCCAAAGAACTCGAAATTGTTTGTGAACGCTTGGGCAATAGGGCGTGACTCAAACACTTGGGAAGATGCATTATCTTTCAGGCCAGAGCGATTTCTCAACACTAATGTGGACTTCAGGGGTCAAGATTTCGACTTCATACCATTTAGTGCAGGGAGAAGAATATGCCCTGGCTTAGGTTTTGCTAGACAAGAAATTCAATTGATTTTAGCTAGTTTGATCCATCACTTTGAGTGGTCACTTCCAAATGGTGAGGATCCAATGCAGTTAGATATGGAAGACAAGTTTGGTGTTACTATACAGAAGGAGAAGCCTCTACTCATTGTCCCTATGTAA
- the LOC107012234 gene encoding uncharacterized protein LOC107012234 isoform X1 has translation MSNSLLHSHYSSGGIPSEIAENLKDFFPEDGDLSYEEVLLQQETVYLSFQANGKNKSMSSEYGQTSSGHPLSAQKGASSQSPDSQLALDEAIARSLQLGDDFEDFCRDELNSTVAGIRESPPRESPPAENPNTRRQDDIDPDSMTYEVVYSDKSCSSIFCHQVNFLLFHFDCLLSFLVGIAVFRRSCWPAEQRAFTRPHKSFTKFQIQDWILLKEKEDGRVRYMLCCIQKRRYVDHFALCTHVSFRMY, from the exons ATGAGTAACAGCTTGTTACATAGTCATTATTCGAGTGGTGGAATCCCATCAGAGATTGCTGAGAATCTAAAAGATTTTTTTCCTGAGGATGGCGATTTGAGttatgaagaagttcttttgcaACAG GAAACTGTTTACTTATCATTTCAAGCAAATGGAAAAAACAAGAGTATGAGCTCTGAATACGGTCAAACCAGTAGCGGGCATCCGTTATCAGCACAAAAGGGTGCTTCTTCTCAAAGCCCTGACTCACAGTTGGCTCTGGATGAAGCTATAGCTAGATCTTTGCAGTTGGGGGATGATTTTGAGGATTTCTGTAGAGATGAGCTTAATTCTACTGTGGCTG GCATCAGGGAATCCCCTCCTAGAGAATCACCTCCG GCTGAGAATCCGAACACGAGGAGACAAGATGATATTGATCCAGATAGTATGACCTATGAG GTTGTTTACTCAGATAAATCTTGCTCTTCTATCTTTTGCCACCAggtgaattttcttttattccaTTTCGATTGTCTTCTTTCATTTTTGGTAGGAATTGCAGTCTTTAGGAGAAGCTGTTGGCCAGCAGAGCAGAGGGCTTTCACAAGACCTCATAAGTCGTTTACCAAGTTTCAAATACAAGACTGGATTCTtctcaaagaaaaagaagatgggAGA GTGCGTTATATGTTATGCTGCATACAGAAGCGGAGATATGTTGACCACTTTGCCTTGTGCACACATGTTTCATTCAGAATGTATTAA
- the LOC107012234 gene encoding E3 ubiquitin-protein ligase BIG BROTHER-like isoform X2 — protein sequence MSNSLLHSHYSSGGIPSEIAENLKDFFPEDGDLSYEEVLLQQETVYLSFQANGKNKSMSSEYGQTSSGHPLSAQKGASSQSPDSQLALDEAIARSLQLGDDFEDFCRDELNSTVAGIRESPPRESPPAENPNTRRQDDIDPDSMTYEELQSLGEAVGQQSRGLSQDLISRLPSFKYKTGFFSKKKKMGECVICYAAYRSGDMLTTLPCAHMFHSECINRWLKERKNCPLCYEEVKDE from the exons ATGAGTAACAGCTTGTTACATAGTCATTATTCGAGTGGTGGAATCCCATCAGAGATTGCTGAGAATCTAAAAGATTTTTTTCCTGAGGATGGCGATTTGAGttatgaagaagttcttttgcaACAG GAAACTGTTTACTTATCATTTCAAGCAAATGGAAAAAACAAGAGTATGAGCTCTGAATACGGTCAAACCAGTAGCGGGCATCCGTTATCAGCACAAAAGGGTGCTTCTTCTCAAAGCCCTGACTCACAGTTGGCTCTGGATGAAGCTATAGCTAGATCTTTGCAGTTGGGGGATGATTTTGAGGATTTCTGTAGAGATGAGCTTAATTCTACTGTGGCTG GCATCAGGGAATCCCCTCCTAGAGAATCACCTCCG GCTGAGAATCCGAACACGAGGAGACAAGATGATATTGATCCAGATAGTATGACCTATGAG GAATTGCAGTCTTTAGGAGAAGCTGTTGGCCAGCAGAGCAGAGGGCTTTCACAAGACCTCATAAGTCGTTTACCAAGTTTCAAATACAAGACTGGATTCTtctcaaagaaaaagaagatgggAGA GTGCGTTATATGTTATGCTGCATACAGAAGCGGAGATATGTTGACCACTTTGCCTTGTGCACACATGTTTCATTCAGAATGTATTAACCGCTGGCTAAAAGAAAGAAAG AATTGCCCCCTCTGTTATGAAGAGGTGAAAGATGAATGA